Genomic DNA from Segatella copri:
ACTTCGCAATCATCCGATTCGTTCGCAGATTTCCGCTTCAAACGATAGGTGCCATCTGCATTTAGCGTGAGTATTGTTTCAACATTAGGAGGCAATACACCGCAATATGTTCCTGCAATGGAATCCAAGTCAACACTGTTTTCTAAGACTGCCGTATATTCTTCGACTTTAACAGGATCAATATCGGCATCATATTGTTTCGTATTACATAAGATATAAGATGCAACAAGTGAGATAACCAAAACTGCTATAATTATCAATTTCCTCTTCATAGCTACCATAAAAGAAAAAGTGTCCGCAATGTCAAGCAAGTGGCATCACGGACGCGAATGAACAGATGAGAGTTAATGAAAAGTCAGTATGCTGCTATGTTGTTGATGCACGGACAAGCTCTTGCACTATTGAACACGATGCGAATGCCGTTCGTCTTTACTTTATCGAAACGAAGGATGCGCTTGTAGCCGATGGTCGTTGTCTATTATTTCTTATTAATTTTCTTTTTAATTTCATTCGCCTCTTTAAATAGGCTATTAGCAATGCTATCTTTAATTGCTGCCATTTTGACCATTTTATAGTGATGGTAAACAGAATCCTCATAAGCAGCAACACGATTTCTCACATTCTCAATAACTTCTTTATTTGGGCATACAGAAAAGTTCTTTTCGATGTATCGAACATTGGGGTCATCGGATGGAAGCACCATCTTCAAAGCCCGATACTTCAAATCTGCCTCCTCCCAATCTTGATGCTCTCGCCATTGGGTGAGATTGCCCCAAATGGAGAGAACAAGAGATAGAGCCAAGCCACCAATGAAAAGAAGAACAGACTTTGAAGTTGGCTCGAAGCGATGAGTCACTACTTTCTTCAGAGGTGTGTTATCCATTGCGTGAAGTTTGTCCTGCACAATTTTTGATGTGGCATTCAGCTCTTGTTTCACCTGATTAACAGTATCAAACAAGAGTTTACTTCGCTGTTCATCTTTGCTTGCTTCTTTTTTGGTAAGGTCGGTAAAAATGCAGATAGCTTCTCTTAATCTTACCAATTTGTCAATAGCTTCCCCTTCTTTTACAGCCATAGCAAGAATAGCTTTTTCAAGTTTGCTAGTATCAACACTTACAGAGGCCGGAGTGCTTTCCGCCTCTGTATTCTTTGGTGAGGCAGAAAGTTCATCGACTTTTTGCTCCAATCTCTCAACTGTGCCGTAGATGGCTTCCAACATTTCTTCTTTCATAGTTCTGGTGTTGTTTGAATGGTTTGTAACTTGCATCAAAGGCTAAAGCCTCTTCTGCGTTTCTTCTTTTTCTTCTTGGATGATTCGTCCTCTGGGAAAGACTCAAAGGTCTGAGCATTGGCTGGAGCAAAAAGTCCAATGGAAGAAATACCGTCCCAAGGGTCCTGGCTGCTCTCCGATATGGATGGCTCCTGCTCATTCTTGCAACAGCCCTGCTCATATTGCTGAGCAGAGTTGGCACTTGCTGATAAAAGGTTCTCCATTCCCTCAAATCTCGCATTCAGTTTGCCAAAGCTATAGTCTCGGCTAATCTGTGTCCCCTTGAAACTATATCCATCCTTGCAGAAACGGATACCTTGCACCTTGGTTCTCTCCTTGTCCTTATAGACTAACTCCAAGTGAACACCTCGCTTTGCAAGTTCATTCTTGAACTTATGCCAATTTTCTACGACTTTCAAGGCATCCTTGACTGCATTGTGAATCTCATATTTGGCACGCTCAGCATTGCGTAATTTGCGAGTGTTAGTCTTGCTCTTGTCAGTTCCGTAAGTAAGCCCATACTTGGATTTAAGAGCCTTGGTCACTTGCTCATTACGCCTGTAATCATTCCTGTCTGGTATGAGTTTGCCCTCGTTATTGATGCGGTTATACACGATATGACAATGTGGATTGTCGGTGTTGTGATGCCTTACGATGATGAATTGAGTATCTTTTATCCCCATCATCTGCATGTATTCAAGGGCTATCTTAGCCATGAATTCATCCGTCAAACGTGGCTTGTCCCCGGGCTTGAAACTGAGTGCAATGTGTCCCACAGGCTTCTTAATCCTTGGATTTAGCTGTCTTTGCAGCTCAAAACTTTGTACTATCTCGGCATTCGTGCCGAGTAACACTCCATCGGATGCAAGGATTTTCGCCTCGTCCTTGCCTGTCACGTAGCGGACGCAACCACCAAAAGATGCACCTTTCTTTAGCTTGCCTATCATGTGGCATCCTCCTTTCTGCCTATTCCGCATGGCTTCGATTTTGAACTTGCTTGGCGATACTCGCCAAGGATTGCTTTCAATCTTCTCAACAAGTCCACCGCATATACATGGGTTTCATGGAAACCTCTCTGATGCGACAGCTTGGTAAGTTGGTTGAGATTGTTCGCCATGCCAATGAGATTCTTGGCGATGGCTACCGTCTCTGCATTGTGTCCGCTGACCACCTCGCCGTTCAAGGCGGACTCACGGATGTACTCCGCCAACTTGCGATTGGCTTTTCTCGCCCTCAGCCTCAATGCCTCGTAGCTTGGCTTCGAGAACTTCACCGTGACAGACTTCGACAACTTGCGAACCCTGCC
This window encodes:
- a CDS encoding copper resistance protein NlpE N-terminal domain-containing protein — its product is MKRKLIIIAVLVISLVASYILCNTKQYDADIDPVKVEEYTAVLENSVDLDSIAGTYCGVLPPNVETILTLNADGTYRLKRKSANESDDCEVLNVFFKVLDGCILMLEHTQSGDNIFCKVKNDSSIILIDSFGNEPKAKDVSSYILIK
- a CDS encoding relaxase/mobilization nuclease domain-containing protein, giving the protein MIGKLKKGASFGGCVRYVTGKDEAKILASDGVLLGTNAEIVQSFELQRQLNPRIKKPVGHIALSFKPGDKPRLTDEFMAKIALEYMQMMGIKDTQFIIVRHHNTDNPHCHIVYNRINNEGKLIPDRNDYRRNEQVTKALKSKYGLTYGTDKSKTNTRKLRNAERAKYEIHNAVKDALKVVENWHKFKNELAKRGVHLELVYKDKERTKVQGIRFCKDGYSFKGTQISRDYSFGKLNARFEGMENLLSASANSAQQYEQGCCKNEQEPSISESSQDPWDGISSIGLFAPANAQTFESFPEDESSKKKKKKRRRGFSL
- a CDS encoding plasmid mobilization relaxosome protein MobC — protein: MTSMQEQNKKKGGRPPTGRVRKLSKSVTVKFSKPSYEALRLRARKANRKLAEYIRESALNGEVVSGHNAETVAIAKNLIGMANNLNQLTKLSHQRGFHETHVYAVDLLRRLKAILGEYRQASSKSKPCGIGRKEDAT